TATTTGGGTACGGACGATCCGGAGAAGGTAGCGCCGCAAATTGATACATGGGAGAAGATATTCGAAATTGGAGAGAGAGTTGAGCAGGAGAGTGGAAATAAAGTTCATGCCCTTGCCAACTGGAATGCGATATCCAATTCATATGATGGTATCCCTTGGGTTAAGGATGGGAAGTTAGTCATCGATCCCTCTTATATGAGGGTGCTTGACCTTGTTCGTGAAGCCCGTCAGCGGCATGTGCTTGCAGAGTTGGATGATGGTAGTGCAGGATATGCGGCTTCGATGCAAAAAGGCCAAGTGATGTTCTATCCGGGAGCAACCTGGGCGTTGCAATACACCTTTAAGGCGAACGCTCCGGATACCGAAGGATTGTGGGGTCTCTCGCCGGGGCCATCTGCTTTTAGTGCCGGTGGAACTTATATTGCGATGTACAGCAAAAGTGACAAAAAGGATCTGGCCTGGAAGTTTATTGAGTTTTATAACTTTGATCATGATTTTCTGTCTGGGCTGGCGAAGGAACAGGACTATTTCACAAGTAACATGGTCGTGAATGATCAGCTTGCGGGATCTGTATCTTCAGCGTATTTGGGAGGGCAGAAGCATTTTGAGTTTTTCTCGGAAGCAGCCAAGCAGGTTCCTGTATATGAGCGAACCAAATATGATTCAACCATTAACAATGACATCTTCAAAAATGTTCTCCAGTTGTATCTCAATAATGACATTCAGACCAAAGAAGAAGCCGTAAAACGAATCAATCGTGATGTCAAATTGAGATTTCCGGAGCTGGAAGTGGATTAGCTTAGAAGTAAGCGAATGCCTTTTAATCATCCGATGACTGGGGGTACAAATCATGTTTGCCAAGTCAATCCGCAAAGATCATTACGGATACTATTTCATTGCTCCGTTTTTCATTCTTTTCGCCATTTTTGGGCTATACCCCATTCTGTATTCTCTCTATATCAGCTTCACCAACTTTGATGGGATTACTACGCCAGACTTCGTCGGAATGGGTAACTATATTGCTGTTCTGCAAGATCCTTTGTTCTACAAGACATTATTTAATACTCTTTTTATCTGGGGTGTCTCTGTGGTCCCACAACTTACTGTTTCGCTTGTACTCGCCTTTATCCTCAACGACAAGTTACTTAAGGGAAGAGACTTTTTCAGAGCGGTTTATTTCTTTCCCAACATCGTTACCGCTGCATCATTGGGTCTGCTTGTGAGTCTGATCTTTGATTGGCAATCCGGCGGTTTAAATCATTTTCTGGTTCAAGTTGGACTTATCGATGATCCAATTAACTGGAAAAATGATCCTTGGTTTATGCGACTGATTGTTTCATCCATTCTGTTCTTTCAATACTTTGGTTACTCCATGGTCATCTATCTGGCAGGGCTGCAGGGTATTGATCCGGCACTGCAGGAAGCCGCTCAAATGGATGGGGCGAAAAAGAAACATATTTTCATTCATATCATCGTTCCAATGCTCCGCCCAATCATTCTATTTCAGATGATCACGTCCATTATTGGGGGTATTCAGATTTTCGATCAGCCGTTTACATTGACGAATGGAACGGGTGGTCCGGATCGTGCAGCCATGACGAGTATTATGTATCTGTATAATGTGGCATTCCAAAGTACACGTTTTGGTTAT
This window of the Paenibacillus marchantiae genome carries:
- a CDS encoding ABC transporter substrate-binding protein; amino-acid sequence: MKKFKLKYISMIALVSAVLMVSGCQPSGANQSKQEEITVWSFTDEAGYAIEKFEEKYPNIKVNFVNIPGNFYITKLKSALQTTSKAPDVFMIENANIRELIDVPYLENLSAAPYNANELIPEQYAFVQANEKDSEGNIKAIGYQGTPGGIYYRRDLAKEYLGTDDPEKVAPQIDTWEKIFEIGERVEQESGNKVHALANWNAISNSYDGIPWVKDGKLVIDPSYMRVLDLVREARQRHVLAELDDGSAGYAASMQKGQVMFYPGATWALQYTFKANAPDTEGLWGLSPGPSAFSAGGTYIAMYSKSDKKDLAWKFIEFYNFDHDFLSGLAKEQDYFTSNMVVNDQLAGSVSSAYLGGQKHFEFFSEAAKQVPVYERTKYDSTINNDIFKNVLQLYLNNDIQTKEEAVKRINRDVKLRFPELEVD
- a CDS encoding carbohydrate ABC transporter permease, which translates into the protein MFAKSIRKDHYGYYFIAPFFILFAIFGLYPILYSLYISFTNFDGITTPDFVGMGNYIAVLQDPLFYKTLFNTLFIWGVSVVPQLTVSLVLAFILNDKLLKGRDFFRAVYFFPNIVTAASLGLLVSLIFDWQSGGLNHFLVQVGLIDDPINWKNDPWFMRLIVSSILFFQYFGYSMVIYLAGLQGIDPALQEAAQMDGAKKKHIFIHIIVPMLRPIILFQMITSIIGGIQIFDQPFTLTNGTGGPDRAAMTSIMYLYNVAFQSTRFGYGAAIAFCLFIIIILLSVVSFMMTKRKSRA